CCGCCACATGGCTCAGTGCAAAGCCCGCCACGGCGAATACCACTGCAAGGGCCGTCGGGACAATGAATTTTGCCAGCTTGCGCTTCTGCTTCTTCTTGTAGTCCTCGTCGATCTCCTTGTAGTGGTCCAGCGCATACATCAGCTCCGCCGCTGACTGGTAGCGGTCCTCCGGGTTGCGCTGGGTACACTTCAGGATGATGCGCTCCAGACCGCCGGAGAGACTGGGGTTGATCTCCCGGATGGGCTTCATCTCATAGGGCGGTTCGCTGGGGTTGCAGCCGGTGACCAAATGGTACAGCGTAGCACCCAGACAGTAGATATCCGTGCGGGCATCCGTCTGACCCATGCCACCGAACTGCTCCGGGGCCGCATAGCCCACAGTGCCGAGACAGGTGGTATCCGCAAGATTCTTCTCCTTGAACTCTCTGGCCGTGCCGAAGTCGATGAGGGTCACGTTGCCATCCGGCTTGAGCATGATATTGGCGGGCTTCATGTCCCGGTAAATGATGGGCGGCTGCCGGGAGTGGAGGTACCCCAACACATCGCACAACTGCTTGGCCCACTCAATGACGTACTCCTGCGGCTGGGCGCCGTACTCCTCCAGTGCCTTGTTCAGGGAATTGCCCTGCACGTAGTCCATGATGATGAGGAACGTATCCTCCGTATCAATCACGTCGATGATACTCGGCAGACTCGGGTGGCTCAGCTTCTTGAGGATACTCGTCTCCGCCACCAGACCCTGCTTCACGGCTTCAAAATTCAGTACACCGTCCTTGCGGACCTCCTTCACTGCCCAGGTCTTGTTCGCCTTCTCATTGATGGCCATATATACGACGCCCATTGACCCTTGTCCGACCTTGTTGAGGATCTTATATTTTCCGTCAATGAGGGATCCTATCTCCAGCATCCCGTTCCCTCCATATTTCAAAATGTTCTGATGGTCACCACCGAAATGTTGTCACGCTCCCGGCGCTGCTTGTTCAGCTCGATCAGCGCCTCCATATTGCGCTGCATCCCATCGGCATCGGTCATCACCGTCGGGTTCAGATAGGCATATATCTCCCCCTCCGTGATCTCGTGGCGGAATCCGTCGCTGCACAGCATATAGGTGGCATTCAGCGCCGTATCACCAAAAAACATATCCGGATAGACCTCGTCGGATGCACCCACGCATTGCAGCAGCACACTGCGCCGGGGATCGGTCTCCGCCTCGACCTGCGTCAGGTTCCCCAGCTCCACCTCTCTGGCCACCACGGTCTGGTCCTTGGTCAAAAGGACCACATGGTCGCCTATCTCGTAGGCACGGGTATCACCGACGTTGATGATATAGTACCGCTGCTCCGTCAGGAGCAGTGCCGTCACCGTGGTGCCAAGGCCACTGGCAAGGCCGCACCGCTTTCCGTACAGCTTGATCTTCTCGTTGTACTCGGTGGCGATGCCCACCCAGTCCGCCCGGATGGCCGAATCGGTCAAGCCGCTTTCGCACAGATCGGGAAGCCGCTGCTCCGCCCACTTGCAGAATGCATTGACCACGGATGCACTGGCTACCTCGCCCTTGTCCAGACCACCCATTCCGTCGCAGACCACGGCAAAGGCCATCCGGCCCAGCGGCGTCGTCACCACACGGGCGTTAAAGCTATCCTGATTGGTAGCCTTGGTGGTCCCGATATCTGTGGCTGTGGAGATGATGAAATTCATTGCTATACATCCTCTCTTGGCAAAAATAGCGCATCTCAGCGAAGCTTAAATTCAAAGTCCTCGTTGCCGAGACGGATCTTGGTTCCCTGCTGGATTGGCACCTCCGTGTTGGGCTGGATCATTTTGCCGTCCACGTAGGTGTGATTGGTGGAATTGGTATCCACGATGAAGTATGTATTCTCACGGGTGATGATGGTGGCGTGGCTTCTGCTGATGGCCGGATTGTCCCCAATGAAGTAGTCCACATAGCTCCGCTCCTTCCCGATGCGGAACTGGGGCTTATTGACGGCGATCTCCTCGTGGTTTCTGCTGCGGATCAGGTATGGCGCAATGCGCCGGGACTGCTGGGAGGCATTGTTGAGCACCGTGGTCTCCCCGACCCGGCCGCCGCCGTTGAGGATCGTTGTATTGCCGAAATCCATTTTTTCACCGGTCTGCACCATCGGGATCGTCTGAACCGGCGGCTGGACCGGTATCTGCACCGGCTGGACTGCAGCAGGCTGCTGCACGACCGGGGTCACAGGTATCTGTGGCTTGGGCTGCGGAGGTGTCTGTATCACCGGCTGCACGGCCGGGGCCGACTGTCCGGGGATCGCAAAGCTCGGTGCGCTGCCTTTTTGCTCCACACCCGGAACCGCAAAGCTCTGGCTTTTTGCCGACTGATTGGCGGGCCTTTCGGTCTTTGCGGGCTTGCTTGGTTTAGAGACCGCCTGCTTGGGCTTACCCTTCTGCGCCGCCTTCTGCTGATCGTACAGGGCCTTATTCTCCTTACTGTAATGGGTCAGCAGGTGCAGCAGCGACATTTCCTCCTTCGGGGACTCCTGCGTCTGCTGCTGCGGCGGCTGAGGTACAGCGGGCGGTACGGCCGGTGTGATGATCGGCTGTGCGGGCGGTACATGGACGGGAGCAGTCTTTTGTACAGGAGGGACCGCAGGCGCACCTACAGAGGGCTGCCCATTGGGTATCTTCTTCACCTCCACCGTCACTGTGGGCGCCGAAGGCTCATTGCGCAAATCATCCAGCAGCTTTTTGAAGCCCGGCAGAGAGAATACCGACGAGCTGTTCAGGAAGTTCAGGATCTTCGCCACATGGTCCGAGTCCTCCGCGGGGTCCGTCTGCGCATTGACCACGACACTTTTGAAGAAGGCACCCAGATCCGGCTCCTTCCCCTCTGCACTGGCGATGGGCAGGCAGATCAGTGCAGCGGCACAGGTCGTGACATCTGCAAAGATGTACTCCGGGTCCAGCACGATGCTGGACGTGTCGATCATATAATCCTCCGCCGACAGAAAGCCCTCCGTGATCCCGTTGAAAACGCCCAGCAGCCGCTTACGGTTCACAACGCCGCCGAAAAACTGCTGCATGGACACCTTGGAGGAAACATTGTACTTAATATACCTCTTCTCATCCATCTGCGTAAACAGGGCTCTGGTGAGTCCCGGTATGCTGTTATTGGTGAGCATCCCCAGGCTCAACGTGTCGATGGAGTCCCCCTCTTTTATCTCATAGACAAGATAGGTATTTGCCCCTTGATTTTCGTAAGAAAAATCCATGATGATCCACCTCAACTGTCGTATTCGCACAGGACCAGAAAGCTCCATGCGGCAACGCTCTTCACACAGGCTGCTCCGTCCGGGGAGAAAACGCCTGCGTCAAAATACTTCTCCTCTACCACCAGCTCACCGTCGGTGTTGATATAGCCCCACCGATCATTTTCCTCTACCGGGGCTAAGCCCAGCGAGAAGGATCTGGCGTTTTCATATTGCGGCTGGATGACCAACTCGCCCTTGGCATCCGCAAAGCCCCATTGCGAACCCACCTTCACCGCCGCATAGCCGTCGTTGGCTGCGACCATTGCCGCACCGTCATAGGCGGCACCGATCTGCTTGCCGTCGTGATCCACGAAGAAGTACTTATCTCCGGTACGGACCGTAATACGGTCAAACATGGAGCAGTAGCCGTAGGAGTCCACCAGGATCTCATCATAGGTAAAATCCGTGATGTTTTTCAGCTTGCAGTTTATCAGGGCCCATTTATCGCCCTTTTTCACCGCCGCTACACCATTGGCAAAGGCGCCGGCGTAGTCAAGTTCAAACATCTGCTCATGAAATTCCGTGTCGATGTAGCCGTACTTGCCGTCCCGCTGAGCCGGAGCCAAACCGTCGCCAAAGGAACCCAAATACTGATAGGTATTGTCGCCTACCAGCTTCTTGTTGCCCTTGACGTCGATATAGTAGTACGATCCCTCCAGACAGCAGGGGATCACGCCGGTATCCTTGTCATAGGCCCCCAGGTACTCATAGGTACACTTGATCTTTCTGGTCCCGTCCTTGGCGGCCATCCCGTACCGGCCCTCCTCGGACACCGTCACATAGTTGCGGTCCGGCTGGACGTGCCAGTCTCCTACCGTCTCGTAGGAGGAGTACTTCTCGATGCACGTGGTAGACAGCTTCTTGGAAAGCGCCTGAATATCCTCGTTGTCCTTGACCTTAGCGGCGCTCTTTACCACCTCCATGGCCTCGCTGTAATCCGCCTTCTCCATGTAATAATCTGCTTTTTTCAGATAGGCCTGCGGATCCTTGGGAGCCAGCTCAATGGCCTTGTCGCAGCAAGCAAGAAAGCCCTTATAATCCCCCACCTGATAGTACATATCCGCCAGCTTCATGGTGATATCGTAGCTGCCGCTATTCAGCTCCAGAGCCTTTTCGTAGCTCTCCAGCGCATCGATGTAGATGCCCTTCTCCTCGTACCTTTGCCCCTGCTCCAGATATTTTCTATATGCACTGCTGCTATCGATCTGATTTTTCAGAAGCCCCAGCCACGCCAGTGCCGTGAATGCGAGCAGGCCGATCAGTACCAGCTTTGCAGTTCCCTTCTTCATCCGCCGTTATCCTCCTATCAGCATAAACGCATATTCTATCGCCACTCCGGCGAACGCAAAGGGCGCCATGGGGACCGAGTCCCGCAGCTTGACCTTTTTCATCAGCAGCAAAACGATCCCGACAACGGCTGACACCACAAACGTATAGAACAGTGTCGCAATAATCTCCATACTGCCCACATATGCACCGATGGTGATGAACAGCTTCACATCGCCCATGCCCACACCCTTCCGGGAGAGGAGCATCGCCACCGCCAAGATCACGCCGCCGATGCCGGCGCCAATCAGCGGATAGAGCAGGATGCTGCGCCAGTACTCCGGATCGGAGATCAGATTGCAGCCCAGAAAGGCCACTCTGGCGATCAGCAGGACGCAAATCAGGAAATTGGGGATCAGCCGTTCCCGGTAGTCGATATAGGCCAAGAGATACAGGCCCCACAGAAGGGTCGTCCACCGCATCAGCACCGGAAGCTTCAGCAGCTCATTTCGCAGGGAGTATTGGATACTCAGCGTCACAAACAGCAGCAGGACCGCTGCGGTAATGGCCAGAAGCACCCAATGCGCCTTGAACGCCGTCCGGGTCAGCGCCCCTTTTTCAATGCTGTAACGCTTCTTCACATACAGGAGTGAGGCAACGAGCAGCAAAAGCGTATAAATCGTTATGATGATGCCGCAGACCATGCTTAACCTCCCAATGCCTCGTCTCTGTATGTGATATTGACCTTGACACCGGTCTCCTGCTCGATCTCATTGGCGATCTCCTGCAGCAGCGAGGCAAACTCCGTCGCCTCCTCCGGCACCACTATAATCAGGACCTTCTCCCGGTGCATGGTCTTTTCCAGCGCCGTCTGGCAGTCCGTGCCGTCCGACATCTCGATGCTCTCGCTGATGCTGTCCACCGCACGGTTCAGTGCATTGGCGTAGGCCTTCAGCGCCGCCTTGATCTTCTCCCGCTTCAGGATGTAGTCGCTGGCCTTGGTGCCGTCGCCGGAGCGCACATAATCCGAGTAGGAGGCGGCAAACACGTTCATGGAGTGGACCGCCGTAAAGGTGTTGCTGTCCTGATCATAGAGATCCACGCCCACGCCGTTCTTTACACCCTGATGGGGGTTCTCCCCCTGCAGCTCACTGACGTAGTCCTTGCCACGCTCCATGTCGCTCTTCTGCCACGCCGACGTTTTCGAAGCCACGTCGCTGAGCTTCACGCCCTCGGTGTCCGCCAGCCATGCCGCCGTGCTGGCCGTCTGCTTGACGATCAGCTTCTGGTCGAAGATGCCGAAGCCCTTCACGTCGATCTCGTACACCAGCACCACATTGATGGTCCGCTGGTCCATCAGGAATGTGGACAGGCTGAAGTCCAGTCCGTCCAATCCGTTGACCACGCCCATTTTCTCCAGCACCGCCGAAGCGTCATCCTGCTGGGTGATGTACTTGGGCAGGAGCGCCTTGCACAGCGGCTGGGCGATGACCCGGCTCACCAGAGCGGAGCCGCCCTTCTGCGCCACCACCTGTGCCAGCGCCGTGATGGCACCCTTGGGGTCGCTCATCAGCGGGGCAAAGCTGTTGTACACATTCTGTGCCGAAGCGGTGATGGATTTGAAATCATCGCCGCTCATGCCGCTGAGCATATCGCTCAGGCCCTCGGAGTTCAGGGGCACGCCGTTGCCGCCGGTGGAGCTGCTGAGCACGTCGGAGAAGTCGTACATGGACTGCACCGCCTCGTCGATGCTGTCCACCGTGGCCTCGGCGGAGTCCTTGGGATGCACCAGCAGGTTGGCCCGGCTGGCGATGTATGTATACTTGGAGATCTCCTTGGCCGCCTGGTCGATGGCATACTGGGTGGTACTCTCGATCTTTGCAACGGTGGCCAGCGAAACGATGGTCACAAAGGCAAACATGAAGATCGACAGCGACAGGATGGCCTCTACGGTAAACGAGCCCTTTTCCCCTTTGTCTTTCACAGTCTCACCCTCTCATGGTTTCTTAATTACGCCGCCTTTTTGAGATTCTCGATCAGCGTGTCCATGGCAGCATCCAGTGCAGCATAGCTGGCAGAGGAATCGTCCTTGGGAACGCCAACACAGAAACGGACAACATTTTCATCGGTCACATAATAGAATGCGATGAACTGGCGATTCATTGTTCCTTCACCAGTCTGGTCACCCTCCATGGTGCCGCTGACCTTCAGGATGGTCTCGCCATAATCGTTCTCGATTTTGCTACTGGTGCTGTTGGTTTGCTCGCTAGGTTGAAATCTAAATGCCGCACGCATCGTACTTCTTACGTGTTTAAACGCTGAATCTGTCACATTATCCCAAGTATCAAAATCAATATCATCAAAACAGTAAATAACAAGGGAGTACTCTTCCGTTTCAGCAATAAGGCCGTCAGTAACCGTTCTTTCATCTACATCTCCATCAAAGGTAAAGCTATAGCCAAGCACTTCCTCTACTCGGTGCTCCATATCCTTTGCGGGATCATCCTTAGACGGTTCATCCGTCTGATTCTGATCATTGTCCGGCTGGGGATCCGTGTTCCCTCCATTGGAGCCGCAGGCCGCCAAGGTCAGCAGCATCAGGGCCGCCAAAATAAAAGCTAAAAATCTTTTCATAAATTCCTCCTGTTTAATAGCCTAATACACTGGAATACTTGAGCTTCTGATATCCGGTGCCGATCCTGCTGAAATCCAGCTCATAGGACGTCTCGTCGTCTACATTCACGGTAGTCACCGGGACCTGGAAAAAGGTGGTGCGAACGGATACCTCCGCCGTAGCCGTGACCACGGTAAAGGCCTTGGTGACATCAAAGCCCCTGCTCTGCTGCTGGACATTGGCCTGAATCAACTGGGCCGTCCGGGTCAGCATGGCGTTCTTGCTGCCGTCTCCCATCAGCAGGTGGATCATGATAAAGGTCTTGACGTACTCCTTGTAGTTCATGGTGAGGCCGCTGGCCGCCGCCGTACTGCCGGAGGAACCAGCGGAATCCCCGGCGATCCCCGCCGTAAAGCTGCTGATCTCATCCTTGATCTTCTCTTTTGCCTGATTGCCGCCCTCGGTGATTTTCTCCTCCAGCGATACTTTAAATTTATCACCATATGCGTTGATTTTACTCCGAATAGCTTCGCTAATCTTCGTTTTGAGTCCTCCAATTAACCCACCGGTATTATCCGTTCCATATAGCATTTTATTGATTTCTTCAATGGCATTCCCATTCTTTGCAGCATTATACATCTCATATAGCTGCTCAGCGATATTCCCCACCTCATCAGATAGCAACTTATCAATGGCCAGATCCATGCACTCGTTTACCAGCCCTGAACCACTGTTCTTCAATCCCTTCAAGGTCTCCTCCACCTTGTTTATGATATCCGCCTGACTTAAGGTCTGCGAGGCTCCCGTGATCTGCAGAGCCAACTGTGAGATAGGACCGGCGATTGCACTCTGAACTTTCTCATAAACACCGTCGAGTGTGTCATCTACGTATCGTTCAGTTTCATCCACCCCAAAGTCCACAAGCTTCCCACTCGCATCCACAGCGGCATTTTCCAATCTGTCAAAGATGTCATACACTACTGCATTGGCAACATTTTGGATGAGATTGGTTGCTCCTTCTTTAATTTTATTTTTCAATCCATCATAGCCCAAAGCCCATGTGTTGGAAGTTTTATACAGTGCCACGTCCTTTCCCTCGTCGCAGAGGGCCTTGACGTCCACGAAGGACTCCGCCATGGCCCACGCCAGCAGGATCACCGTCTTTACGATGGGCACGCCGAAGCCCGTCCAGCCTGCGATGGCTGTGGCCGCCGTCAGCGCCGGCACGGTGGTATCGGTGCTGGTGAAGGCGTACACGGCGTTCAGGGCAAAGCGGATGCCGAAGATCATGGCACGGGTGCTCTGCAGGTTCTTCGTCACGCTGTCGTTGCCCCAGAGGATATATTCCGCCTCAGCCCCAAAGTAGGGGTTGTTGGTCATATCCTTGCCGTTCATGGCCTTGGCTACCAGATTGCCGTCACCATCCTTTTTCAAGGTGTCGGTGTAGCAGCTGAACATCTCCGTCATGTACTCCTGAAGGT
The genomic region above belongs to Vescimonas coprocola and contains:
- a CDS encoding serine/threonine protein kinase, translated to MLEIGSLIDGKYKILNKVGQGSMGVVYMAINEKANKTWAVKEVRKDGVLNFEAVKQGLVAETSILKKLSHPSLPSIIDVIDTEDTFLIIMDYVQGNSLNKALEEYGAQPQEYVIEWAKQLCDVLGYLHSRQPPIIYRDMKPANIMLKPDGNVTLIDFGTAREFKEKNLADTTCLGTVGYAAPEQFGGMGQTDARTDIYCLGATLYHLVTGCNPSEPPYEMKPIREINPSLSGGLERIILKCTQRNPEDRYQSAAELMYALDHYKEIDEDYKKKQKRKLAKFIVPTALAVVFAVAGFALSHVAAQQATDTYRDILYEASKTADYGEKVALYGEAIAVPDKAGEKDAYLALIQTYKNNDSRFSVEEANQLTKYIKSNKAALQADPANYTEICFETGKLYWYYYDYGDGTDNQVTRAKSAVEWFQDVLDNAPEGYANLNMARVYVNIGSFYRDITTDITEASDKGKYKPFFDNIRELLDTVATDENESEIVRLELLELSRSALQQYATKFKGDGISQADMMQMYDQVERTVTGISATADTTEHKKEATVSLLADTKKAVETAYATKGGEQA
- a CDS encoding PP2C family protein-serine/threonine phosphatase; translation: MNFIISTATDIGTTKATNQDSFNARVVTTPLGRMAFAVVCDGMGGLDKGEVASASVVNAFCKWAEQRLPDLCESGLTDSAIRADWVGIATEYNEKIKLYGKRCGLASGLGTTVTALLLTEQRYYIINVGDTRAYEIGDHVVLLTKDQTVVAREVELGNLTQVEAETDPRRSVLLQCVGASDEVYPDMFFGDTALNATYMLCSDGFRHEITEGEIYAYLNPTVMTDADGMQRNMEALIELNKQRRERDNISVVTIRTF
- a CDS encoding DUF6382 domain-containing protein; protein product: MDFSYENQGANTYLVYEIKEGDSIDTLSLGMLTNNSIPGLTRALFTQMDEKRYIKYNVSSKVSMQQFFGGVVNRKRLLGVFNGITEGFLSAEDYMIDTSSIVLDPEYIFADVTTCAAALICLPIASAEGKEPDLGAFFKSVVVNAQTDPAEDSDHVAKILNFLNSSSVFSLPGFKKLLDDLRNEPSAPTVTVEVKKIPNGQPSVGAPAVPPVQKTAPVHVPPAQPIITPAVPPAVPQPPQQQTQESPKEEMSLLHLLTHYSKENKALYDQQKAAQKGKPKQAVSKPSKPAKTERPANQSAKSQSFAVPGVEQKGSAPSFAIPGQSAPAVQPVIQTPPQPKPQIPVTPVVQQPAAVQPVQIPVQPPVQTIPMVQTGEKMDFGNTTILNGGGRVGETTVLNNASQQSRRIAPYLIRSRNHEEIAVNKPQFRIGKERSYVDYFIGDNPAISRSHATIITRENTYFIVDTNSTNHTYVDGKMIQPNTEVPIQQGTKIRLGNEDFEFKLR
- a CDS encoding WG repeat-containing protein, translated to MKKGTAKLVLIGLLAFTALAWLGLLKNQIDSSSAYRKYLEQGQRYEEKGIYIDALESYEKALELNSGSYDITMKLADMYYQVGDYKGFLACCDKAIELAPKDPQAYLKKADYYMEKADYSEAMEVVKSAAKVKDNEDIQALSKKLSTTCIEKYSSYETVGDWHVQPDRNYVTVSEEGRYGMAAKDGTRKIKCTYEYLGAYDKDTGVIPCCLEGSYYYIDVKGNKKLVGDNTYQYLGSFGDGLAPAQRDGKYGYIDTEFHEQMFELDYAGAFANGVAAVKKGDKWALINCKLKNITDFTYDEILVDSYGYCSMFDRITVRTGDKYFFVDHDGKQIGAAYDGAAMVAANDGYAAVKVGSQWGFADAKGELVIQPQYENARSFSLGLAPVEENDRWGYINTDGELVVEEKYFDAGVFSPDGAACVKSVAAWSFLVLCEYDS
- a CDS encoding prepilin peptidase, producing the protein MVCGIIITIYTLLLLVASLLYVKKRYSIEKGALTRTAFKAHWVLLAITAAVLLLFVTLSIQYSLRNELLKLPVLMRWTTLLWGLYLLAYIDYRERLIPNFLICVLLIARVAFLGCNLISDPEYWRSILLYPLIGAGIGGVILAVAMLLSRKGVGMGDVKLFITIGAYVGSMEIIATLFYTFVVSAVVGIVLLLMKKVKLRDSVPMAPFAFAGVAIEYAFMLIGG
- a CDS encoding TadE/TadG family type IV pilus assembly protein, which produces MKDKGEKGSFTVEAILSLSIFMFAFVTIVSLATVAKIESTTQYAIDQAAKEISKYTYIASRANLLVHPKDSAEATVDSIDEAVQSMYDFSDVLSSSTGGNGVPLNSEGLSDMLSGMSGDDFKSITASAQNVYNSFAPLMSDPKGAITALAQVVAQKGGSALVSRVIAQPLCKALLPKYITQQDDASAVLEKMGVVNGLDGLDFSLSTFLMDQRTINVVLVYEIDVKGFGIFDQKLIVKQTASTAAWLADTEGVKLSDVASKTSAWQKSDMERGKDYVSELQGENPHQGVKNGVGVDLYDQDSNTFTAVHSMNVFAASYSDYVRSGDGTKASDYILKREKIKAALKAYANALNRAVDSISESIEMSDGTDCQTALEKTMHREKVLIIVVPEEATEFASLLQEIANEIEQETGVKVNITYRDEALGG